One Vigna unguiculata cultivar IT97K-499-35 chromosome 11, ASM411807v1, whole genome shotgun sequence DNA window includes the following coding sequences:
- the LOC114168937 gene encoding uncharacterized protein LOC114168937 codes for MGSGSTYLTLTMLVVAGCLMCNTREVSAQCGGSVTDLISQCQQYVQKTGPKIKPSAACCAVLKQFNVPCACKLITKEVASLVSIPKAVFVGRSCGLSLPPGMRCGAIVIPPAMK; via the exons atgggAAGTGGCAGCACCTATTTGACACTGACAATGTTAGTGGTCGCAGGATGTTTGATGTGTAACACAAGAGAGGTTTCAGCACAATGTGGAGGAAGTGTGACAGATCTTATATCGCAGTGCCAACAGTATGTGCAGAAAACAGGACCAAAGATTAAACCTTCAGCAGCGTGTTGTGCAGTGCTGAAACAATTTAATGTGCCGTGTGCTTGCAAACTCATCACCAAAGAAGTTGCGAGCCTTGTGAGTATTCCAAAAGCTGTGTTCGTTGGACGCTCTTGTGGTTTGAGTCTTCCCCCAGGAATGCGTTGTGGAG CTATTGTAATCCCTCCAGCCATGAAGTGA